One part of the Streptomyces nigra genome encodes these proteins:
- a CDS encoding flavin reductase family protein, which yields MIPVQSLSPHDRQPRPPVDGRALRSVCGSFATGVTVITTGGPEDGAATTVNSFTSVSLEPPLVLFCLHRQSRLRPVLQRSRGFVVNFLTHSQEGLAWKFAGRESARLAEVPHHRSAGGLPVLTEALAFLECRLAEEYDGGDHAILVGEVTALGTSEEEADPLVFYKGAMRVLNTTAQARG from the coding sequence GTGATACCCGTCCAGTCGTTGTCCCCGCACGACCGGCAGCCGCGGCCACCGGTCGACGGCCGCGCGCTGCGCTCGGTGTGCGGCAGTTTCGCCACCGGCGTCACCGTGATCACCACCGGCGGACCGGAGGACGGCGCCGCGACCACGGTGAACTCGTTCACGTCCGTGTCGCTGGAGCCGCCGCTGGTGCTGTTCTGCCTGCACCGGCAGTCCCGGCTGCGACCGGTGCTCCAGCGCTCCCGGGGCTTCGTGGTGAACTTCCTGACCCACAGTCAGGAGGGGCTCGCGTGGAAGTTCGCGGGCCGTGAGTCGGCGCGGCTGGCGGAGGTCCCGCACCACCGCTCGGCCGGTGGGCTGCCGGTCCTCACCGAGGCGCTGGCGTTCCTGGAGTGCCGTCTCGCCGAGGAGTACGACGGCGGCGACCACGCCATCCTGGTCGGCGAGGTCACCGCGCTCGGCACGTCCGAGGAGGAGGCCGATCCGCTCGTCTTCTACAAGGGCGCGATGCGCGTGCTCAACACCACGGCCCAGGCGCGGGGTTGA
- a CDS encoding winged helix-turn-helix transcriptional regulator, with protein sequence MDGTGTMGGAAKHGAGVDSELACPVSPVVDIVFSRWTTPILWTLNEFGRQRFVELQRNIRTITPKVLTQRLRQMERDGLVVRTYHPEVPPRVEYEISELGRSLAPIFAHLADWSAENLRKVERARREYDEADLPAGVAR encoded by the coding sequence ATGGACGGCACGGGCACCATGGGCGGCGCCGCGAAGCACGGCGCAGGGGTCGACTCGGAGCTGGCGTGTCCGGTCTCCCCGGTGGTCGACATCGTCTTCAGCCGCTGGACGACACCGATCCTGTGGACGCTGAACGAGTTCGGCCGGCAGCGCTTCGTCGAGCTGCAGCGCAACATCCGCACCATCACGCCGAAGGTGCTCACCCAGCGGCTGCGCCAGATGGAGCGCGACGGCCTGGTGGTGCGCACGTACCACCCGGAGGTGCCGCCCCGGGTCGAGTACGAGATCAGCGAGCTCGGCCGCAGCCTGGCGCCGATCTTCGCCCATCTCGCCGACTGGTCCGCGGAGAACCTGCGCAAGGTCGAGCGGGCCAGGCGGGAGTACGACGAGGCCGACCTGCCGGCCGGGGTGGCCCGCTGA
- a CDS encoding MFS transporter — MSTQESLRLPHSTDASAPPKRPGLILAFLCLAGFMTFLDVSIVNVALPTIEDELHISQTSLQYIVTTYGMLLGGFLLLTGRLADAFGRRRMLQTGLLLFAASSLLAGFGQNAAMLIVARGAQGLGAAFIATAALSLLANNFEEGAERNKALGAWGALSGIAAVAGVTLGGLLTDGPGWRWIFFINVPIGLVLALLAPRVVAESRAAERSSSFDVAGAVTLTAGLVLLIFSLGQTVDDSDVPMARVYGGFALSAVLLITFLLIERRAQAPLIPLGIFKRKSLRASNVVAVLLLGTCVTLFFFASLFMQQVLNWSALKTGLAYVPLAVIVAVGAGIASQLVTKVAPKPVLMVGLTLTSVGMFLLWRAPSDASYVVDLLPAFLISGLGLGLSFVPVQVAAFTGTEEDESGLSAGLINTAQEVGGALGLAVAATYAFRQVEQLTEWADGVPERVIQARTEVFHDAFLAGACFAAAGLVLTLLLLPFTRAADQPAAPHA, encoded by the coding sequence ATGTCGACCCAAGAGTCGCTGCGCCTTCCCCACTCCACCGACGCGTCGGCCCCGCCGAAGCGCCCGGGCCTCATCCTGGCGTTCCTCTGCCTGGCCGGGTTCATGACCTTCCTCGACGTGTCGATCGTCAACGTGGCCCTGCCGACGATCGAGGACGAACTGCACATCTCCCAGACGTCGTTGCAGTACATCGTCACCACCTACGGCATGCTGCTCGGCGGTTTCCTGCTGCTGACCGGCCGGCTCGCCGACGCCTTCGGCCGCCGCCGGATGCTCCAGACCGGCCTGCTGCTGTTCGCCGCGTCCTCGCTGCTCGCCGGGTTCGGGCAGAACGCGGCCATGCTGATCGTGGCGCGCGGCGCCCAGGGCCTCGGCGCCGCGTTCATCGCGACCGCCGCGCTGTCCCTGCTCGCCAACAACTTCGAGGAGGGCGCGGAGCGCAACAAGGCGCTCGGTGCCTGGGGAGCGCTCAGCGGTATCGCCGCCGTCGCCGGCGTCACCCTCGGCGGTCTGCTGACGGACGGCCCGGGCTGGCGCTGGATCTTCTTCATCAACGTGCCGATCGGCCTCGTCCTCGCCCTGCTCGCCCCGAGGGTCGTCGCCGAGAGCCGGGCCGCCGAGCGCAGCAGCTCCTTCGACGTCGCCGGCGCCGTCACCCTGACCGCCGGTCTGGTGCTGCTCATCTTCAGCCTGGGCCAGACCGTCGACGACTCCGACGTCCCGATGGCCCGTGTCTACGGCGGCTTCGCCCTCTCCGCGGTCCTGCTCATCACGTTCCTGCTGATCGAGCGCCGCGCCCAGGCGCCGCTGATCCCGCTCGGCATCTTCAAGCGCAAGTCGCTGCGCGCCTCCAACGTCGTCGCGGTCCTGCTGCTCGGTACCTGCGTCACCCTGTTCTTCTTCGCCAGCCTGTTCATGCAGCAGGTCCTGAACTGGTCGGCGCTGAAGACCGGTCTGGCCTACGTCCCGCTCGCCGTGATCGTCGCGGTCGGCGCGGGCATCGCCTCCCAGCTGGTCACGAAGGTCGCCCCCAAGCCGGTGCTGATGGTCGGTCTGACGCTGACCAGCGTGGGCATGTTCCTCCTGTGGCGGGCCCCGTCCGACGCCTCCTACGTGGTCGACCTGCTGCCCGCCTTCCTGATCTCCGGCCTGGGCCTCGGCCTGTCGTTCGTGCCGGTGCAGGTGGCCGCGTTCACGGGCACCGAGGAGGACGAGTCCGGACTGTCCGCCGGTCTCATCAACACCGCGCAGGAGGTCGGCGGCGCCCTCGGCCTCGCCGTGGCCGCCACCTACGCCTTCCGCCAGGTCGAGCAGCTGACCGAGTGGGCGGACGGGGTGCCCGAGCGGGTGATCCAGGCGCGCACCGAGGTCTTCCACGACGCCTTCCTCGCCGGTGCCTGCTTCGCCGCGGCCGGCCTGGTCCTCACGCTGCTCCTGCTGCCCTTCACCCGGGCCGCGGACCAGCCGGCCGCCCCCCACGCCTGA
- a CDS encoding pyridoxamine 5'-phosphate oxidase family protein → MPTSPRLSSAAEDFLAENQLCTFTTLRPDGSPHVTPVRFTWDGEAGLARVMTAVTRRKARNVLAAPGGRVSLCQTAGPRWITLEGTATVHDDPARVQEGVRRYAKRYWSSPPEPPGLVVIEIDVDRVLGLL, encoded by the coding sequence ATGCCGACGTCACCGCGTCTGTCCTCCGCGGCCGAGGACTTCCTCGCCGAGAACCAGCTGTGCACCTTCACCACGCTCCGCCCCGACGGCTCGCCCCATGTGACGCCCGTGCGCTTCACCTGGGACGGTGAGGCGGGACTGGCCCGGGTGATGACCGCGGTGACCCGGCGCAAGGCCCGCAACGTGCTGGCAGCGCCCGGCGGCCGGGTCTCCCTGTGCCAGACGGCCGGGCCCCGCTGGATCACCCTGGAGGGCACGGCCACCGTGCACGACGACCCGGCCCGGGTCCAGGAGGGTGTCCGGCGGTACGCCAAGCGGTACTGGTCGTCGCCGCCGGAGCCGCCGGGCCTGGTCGTGATCGAGATCGACGTGGACCGGGTGCTGGGCCTGCTGTGA
- a CDS encoding FAD-dependent monooxygenase yields the protein MNRFHADVIVAGAGPSGLMLAGELRLAGHEVLVLDRLAAPMQQSRALGFSARTIEEFGQRGLLEEFGELETIPFGHFGGLPIDYRIVEGGNFGVRGVPQSKTEAILHTWATGLGAEVRRGREVVGMTQDDDGVTVEVTGPDGTETLRAAYLVGCDGARSTVRRLAGIDFPGTSATIEMLMADVATNELRIRPTGEVGESGMVVVLPLGPKATRVVVFERGAGVRPTTEPPTFPEVAAAFQRVTGEDITGHRPLWTSYFTDASRHAAEYREGRVFLAGDAAHIHLPIGAQGISAGVGDVVNLGWKLAAALKGHAPEGLLDTYHSERHPVGGRIVANTLVQRSLYLGGPEMQPLRELFGELVGIEAVRRHLVGLVTGLDIAYDMGEGGHPLLGRRLPDQDLLVGDEKTTTYALLTRGRPLLLNLRGGEALTAAAAGWADRVDVVAASRPDPEAPSADLLVRPDGYIAWVGTDGTADGLATALQRWFGAPAAG from the coding sequence ATGAACCGTTTTCATGCCGACGTCATTGTCGCCGGGGCCGGCCCGTCCGGACTCATGCTCGCCGGTGAACTCCGCCTGGCCGGGCATGAGGTACTGGTGCTCGACCGGCTGGCCGCGCCCATGCAGCAGTCCCGTGCCCTCGGATTTTCCGCGCGCACCATCGAGGAGTTCGGGCAGCGCGGACTTCTCGAAGAATTCGGCGAACTCGAGACGATACCTTTCGGCCATTTCGGCGGACTGCCCATCGACTATCGAATCGTCGAGGGCGGCAATTTCGGTGTCCGGGGAGTTCCGCAGTCGAAGACCGAGGCGATCCTGCACACCTGGGCCACCGGCCTGGGCGCCGAGGTCCGCCGCGGGCGCGAGGTCGTCGGCATGACGCAGGACGACGACGGCGTCACCGTCGAGGTCACGGGCCCGGACGGCACCGAGACGCTGCGCGCCGCCTATCTGGTCGGCTGTGACGGCGCCCGTTCCACCGTGCGGCGCCTGGCCGGCATCGACTTCCCCGGCACCAGCGCCACCATCGAGATGCTGATGGCCGACGTCGCCACCAACGAGCTGCGCATCCGTCCGACCGGCGAGGTCGGCGAGTCCGGCATGGTCGTGGTGCTGCCCCTCGGCCCGAAGGCCACCCGTGTGGTCGTCTTCGAGCGCGGCGCCGGGGTCCGCCCGACGACGGAACCGCCCACCTTCCCCGAGGTCGCCGCCGCCTTCCAGCGCGTCACCGGCGAGGACATCACCGGCCACCGGCCGCTGTGGACCAGCTACTTCACCGACGCCAGCCGGCACGCCGCCGAGTACCGCGAGGGCCGGGTCTTCCTGGCCGGCGACGCCGCCCACATCCACCTCCCGATCGGCGCGCAGGGCATCAGCGCCGGCGTCGGCGACGTGGTGAACCTCGGCTGGAAGCTCGCCGCGGCGCTCAAGGGCCACGCCCCCGAGGGCCTGCTGGACACCTACCACTCCGAGCGCCACCCGGTCGGCGGCCGGATCGTCGCCAACACCCTGGTGCAGCGCTCCCTCTACCTCGGCGGCCCCGAGATGCAGCCGCTGCGCGAGCTGTTCGGCGAGCTCGTCGGCATCGAGGCGGTCCGCAGGCACCTGGTCGGCCTGGTCACCGGCCTGGACATCGCCTACGACATGGGCGAGGGCGGCCACCCGCTGCTCGGCCGCCGGCTGCCCGACCAGGACCTGCTGGTCGGCGACGAGAAGACCACCACGTACGCGCTGCTCACGCGTGGCCGTCCGCTGCTGCTGAACCTGCGCGGCGGCGAGGCGCTGACCGCGGCCGCCGCCGGCTGGGCCGACCGCGTGGACGTCGTCGCCGCCTCCCGGCCCGACCCCGAGGCGCCCTCCGCCGACCTGCTGGTGCGGCCCGACGGCTACATCGCCTGGGTGGGGACGGACGGCACCGCCGACGGTCTGGCCACCGCCCTGCAGCGCTGGTTCGGCGCCCCCGCCGCCGGCTGA
- a CDS encoding NAD(P)/FAD-dependent oxidoreductase encodes MTGKAETQKTPPQPGEWTECDVIILGAGIGGSITGAILARQGADVVLVDAGQHPRFAVGESQNPQLVEWLHILAVRYDVPELKHLLDIKAVTKHIGAHHGRKQSFGFVRHVPDREPDPREATMFVIPKMLTEASHMFRQDTDTYYFNVAAKYGCTLRQNWRATDLDFDDEGVTVTGQNGEVFRAKYLIDASGFRSPLAQKFDLRDKPTRIRHHARSMFTHYVGIKPYDDVCGYPEALRPPAESPFHGGTLHHLIERGWFWIIPFDNYKDSRNPVCSVGLTFDERLYPQPKDKTPDEEFQHYLDMYPAVKRQFEGARRVREWISTPDRIQYSSKRTVGDRWCLMSHAAGFVDPLYSRGLSNTFEVVDALCYRVLDALRDGDFSAERFAYVERLEQGLLTYNDMIVDSSYIAFSHFRLWNAVFRVWACFTTPATMRQIQARQEYELTGDDRHFRNMEKAPYPGLWWPDSHAFKHLLDVTHETCMKYEAGEIDGDKAADIVFQAINDCESVNTPFGWKDGEDHRFYRATTPTMIKFMWWASTNGPKEMRDLGRSMLKGVAKSALRGKKVS; translated from the coding sequence TTGACCGGCAAGGCCGAGACGCAGAAGACACCACCGCAGCCCGGCGAGTGGACCGAGTGCGACGTCATCATCCTGGGCGCCGGGATCGGCGGATCGATCACCGGCGCGATCCTGGCCCGGCAGGGCGCCGACGTGGTGCTCGTCGACGCCGGCCAGCACCCGCGGTTCGCGGTCGGCGAGTCGCAGAACCCGCAGCTCGTGGAGTGGCTGCACATCCTCGCCGTGCGCTACGACGTGCCCGAGCTCAAGCACCTGCTCGACATCAAGGCCGTCACCAAGCACATCGGCGCCCACCACGGCAGGAAGCAGAGCTTCGGTTTCGTGCGGCACGTCCCGGACCGGGAGCCGGACCCGCGCGAGGCGACGATGTTCGTCATCCCGAAGATGCTCACCGAGGCGTCGCACATGTTCCGCCAGGACACCGACACCTACTACTTCAACGTCGCCGCCAAGTACGGCTGCACGCTGCGCCAGAACTGGCGCGCCACCGACCTGGACTTCGACGACGAGGGCGTCACGGTCACCGGCCAGAACGGCGAGGTCTTCCGCGCGAAGTACCTGATCGACGCCAGCGGCTTCCGCTCCCCGCTCGCCCAGAAGTTCGACCTGCGCGACAAGCCGACGCGGATCCGGCACCACGCCCGCTCCATGTTCACGCACTACGTCGGCATCAAGCCCTACGACGACGTGTGCGGCTACCCCGAAGCCCTGCGCCCGCCCGCCGAGTCCCCCTTCCACGGCGGCACCCTGCACCATCTGATCGAGCGCGGCTGGTTCTGGATCATCCCGTTCGACAACTACAAGGACTCCCGCAACCCGGTGTGCAGCGTCGGGCTGACCTTCGACGAGCGGCTGTACCCGCAGCCCAAGGACAAGACGCCGGACGAGGAGTTCCAGCACTACCTCGACATGTACCCGGCGGTGAAGCGGCAGTTCGAGGGTGCGCGCCGGGTGCGCGAGTGGATCTCCACACCGGACCGCATCCAGTACTCCTCGAAGCGGACCGTGGGCGACCGTTGGTGCCTGATGTCGCACGCCGCCGGCTTCGTGGACCCGCTGTACTCGCGCGGTCTGTCCAACACCTTCGAGGTGGTGGACGCGCTCTGCTACCGCGTCCTGGACGCGCTGCGCGACGGCGACTTCTCCGCCGAGCGCTTCGCGTACGTGGAGCGTCTGGAGCAGGGGCTGCTGACGTACAACGACATGATCGTCGACAGCTCGTACATCGCGTTCTCCCACTTCCGGCTCTGGAACGCGGTCTTCCGGGTCTGGGCCTGCTTCACCACGCCCGCGACCATGCGGCAGATCCAGGCCCGTCAGGAGTACGAACTCACGGGCGACGACCGGCACTTCCGGAACATGGAGAAGGCGCCCTACCCGGGTCTGTGGTGGCCGGACAGCCACGCCTTCAAGCACCTGCTGGACGTCACCCACGAGACCTGCATGAAGTACGAGGCCGGCGAGATCGACGGCGACAAGGCCGCCGACATCGTCTTCCAGGCCATCAACGACTGCGAGTCGGTCAACACGCCGTTCGGCTGGAAGGACGGCGAGGACCACCGCTTCTACCGGGCCACCACCCCCACGATGATCAAGTTCATGTGGTGGGCCAGCACCAACGGCCCCAAGGAGATGCGCGACCTGGGCCGCTCGATGCTCAAGGGCGTCGCGAAGTCCGCCCTGCGCGGCAAGAAGGTCTCCTGA
- a CDS encoding FAD-binding oxidoreductase, whose product MISRRTLLGAGSAAAGLALVPAVPVAAEGGGVPYARLASRLSGRLVLPSDPYYTVARQLELGQFDTVNPQAVAYCRSAADVSVCVRFAQDHGVRTAVRSGGHNYGGWSTTPGLIIDVSQLDAVTVKSPSSVDIGPGAKNVTILNALAPHHLVVSEGGCPTVCAGGFLQGGGFGFLTRPTGMACDAVTAAQVVLADGRVVTTSAKQNPDLFWAIRGGGGGNFGVVTRFTVTPHTGDQMAISNLVFPYDRMADVLDGVARWLVDAPHSIGGGAYVVQPDAAPGTVPQANVFLASRGTPAELTAETARLLALTGPPVQRQDGVMTYQQLMMMIFGCATLTEDQCQRSEKTPSGTLSRPAYGLERTRLGSTPYAASGWADVMTAFDADRRAGQARYLDFHFFGGAANELSRTATAYVHRDSLFSVNYRVLINDPAQVTDEAKAVANTWVDRGFATIDPLSNGESYQNWMDPSLTDWRQSYYAENYPRLARIKNTYDPHRFFRFPQSIGA is encoded by the coding sequence GTGATCAGTCGTAGAACCCTGCTCGGCGCCGGCTCCGCAGCCGCCGGTCTCGCTCTCGTACCCGCCGTTCCGGTGGCCGCCGAAGGCGGCGGTGTGCCGTACGCCCGGCTCGCGAGCCGCCTCTCGGGCCGGCTCGTGCTGCCCTCCGACCCCTACTACACCGTCGCCCGGCAGCTGGAGCTCGGGCAGTTCGACACGGTGAACCCGCAGGCCGTCGCCTACTGCCGCAGCGCGGCGGACGTCTCGGTCTGTGTGCGCTTCGCCCAGGACCACGGCGTGCGCACGGCCGTCCGCAGCGGCGGCCACAACTACGGCGGCTGGTCCACCACACCGGGCCTGATCATCGACGTCTCCCAGCTCGACGCCGTGACCGTCAAGAGCCCTTCGTCGGTGGACATCGGACCGGGCGCGAAGAACGTCACCATCCTCAACGCGCTGGCCCCGCACCATCTGGTGGTCAGCGAGGGCGGCTGCCCGACCGTGTGCGCGGGCGGCTTCCTCCAGGGCGGCGGCTTCGGCTTCCTGACCCGGCCGACCGGCATGGCCTGCGACGCGGTGACGGCCGCGCAGGTGGTGCTGGCCGACGGGCGGGTGGTGACCACCTCGGCGAAGCAGAACCCGGACCTGTTCTGGGCGATCCGCGGGGGCGGCGGCGGCAACTTCGGCGTCGTCACCCGCTTCACGGTGACCCCGCACACCGGCGACCAGATGGCGATCAGCAACCTGGTCTTCCCGTACGACCGGATGGCCGACGTCCTCGACGGGGTGGCCCGCTGGCTGGTGGACGCCCCGCACTCGATCGGCGGCGGCGCCTACGTCGTGCAGCCCGACGCGGCCCCGGGCACGGTGCCGCAGGCCAACGTCTTCCTCGCCTCCCGCGGCACCCCGGCCGAACTGACCGCCGAGACCGCCCGGTTGCTCGCCCTGACCGGTCCGCCCGTGCAGCGCCAGGACGGCGTGATGACGTACCAGCAGCTCATGATGATGATCTTCGGCTGCGCCACGCTCACCGAGGACCAGTGCCAGCGCTCCGAGAAGACGCCCTCCGGCACACTGTCCCGGCCCGCCTACGGCCTGGAGCGCACACGGCTGGGCAGCACGCCGTACGCGGCGAGCGGCTGGGCGGACGTGATGACGGCGTTCGACGCGGACCGCAGGGCCGGCCAGGCCCGCTACCTGGACTTCCACTTCTTCGGCGGCGCGGCCAACGAGCTGTCGCGCACGGCGACCGCGTATGTGCACCGCGACTCGCTCTTCTCGGTCAACTACCGGGTCCTCATCAACGACCCGGCCCAGGTGACCGACGAGGCGAAGGCGGTCGCGAACACCTGGGTGGACCGGGGGTTCGCCACGATCGACCCGCTGTCGAACGGGGAGAGCTACCAGAACTGGATGGACCCGTCGCTGACCGACTGGAGACAGTCGTACTACGCGGAGAACTACCCGCGGCTGGCCCGGATCAAGAACACGTACGACCCGCACCGGTTCTTCCGCTTCCCGCAGTCCATAGGCGCCTGA
- a CDS encoding TIGR03086 family metal-binding protein yields the protein MTNPVNTSATPPLADPRDGLFKAVDLAGDVLASVRPEDYDGTTPCPDYSVRQLSLHLVSVLRRVAVIGAGGQFFAVPHFAEDVADGAWAEAWAAGTKELRSVWSDPAVLGREIGLPWGPVPGAAAAVIYTNEFVLHTWDLARATGQTPAWDDAVLAAPLAVMHRAVPREPRGGQVPFGPVVDVPEDAPAIDRLVGWYGRRP from the coding sequence ATGACGAATCCCGTGAACACCTCCGCCACCCCGCCGCTCGCCGACCCCCGCGACGGTCTGTTCAAGGCCGTCGACCTGGCCGGTGACGTGCTCGCGTCCGTGCGGCCCGAGGACTACGACGGCACCACGCCCTGTCCGGACTACTCGGTGCGCCAACTGTCCCTTCACCTCGTCTCCGTGCTCCGCCGTGTCGCCGTGATCGGCGCCGGTGGTCAGTTCTTCGCCGTCCCGCACTTCGCCGAGGACGTCGCCGACGGTGCCTGGGCCGAGGCCTGGGCCGCCGGGACGAAGGAGCTGCGGTCGGTCTGGTCGGATCCGGCGGTCCTGGGCCGGGAGATCGGGCTGCCCTGGGGGCCCGTCCCCGGCGCCGCCGCCGCGGTCATCTACACCAATGAGTTCGTGCTGCACACCTGGGACCTGGCCAGGGCGACCGGGCAGACGCCCGCCTGGGACGACGCCGTGCTGGCGGCGCCGCTGGCCGTGATGCACCGGGCGGTGCCCCGTGAACCGCGCGGCGGCCAGGTGCCGTTCGGCCCCGTCGTGGACGTCCCCGAGGACGCTCCCGCCATCGACCGCCTCGTCGGCTGGTACGGCCGCCGGCCCTGA
- a CDS encoding helix-turn-helix transcriptional regulator, whose protein sequence is MRADRLVAALLFLQARGRVTAAELAAELEVSERTARRDLEALTASGVPVYAQRGRGGGWRLVGGARTDLTGLTSPEVRALFLAAGSSGASPELRAALRKLLRAVPEPLRPDAEAASRARIVDELDWSGTAVTAADPHLAELERAVLDGVRVRLGYARPGEEPAERTVDPHGLVHKAGHWYLVAGSGDGLRSYRLGRIASVEPTGEPVRRPAGFDLAAAWRSLAGRLEDRLLAAAVTAHADPDALPVLQRLFGGRLRIGRLLGDGRREIEAAGPSLEVLAAQLAGLADRVEVVGPPAARAHLARLGRALRARYEEREDATTP, encoded by the coding sequence ATGCGCGCTGACCGGCTGGTGGCGGCCCTGCTGTTCCTCCAGGCGCGCGGCCGGGTCACGGCGGCGGAGCTCGCCGCCGAGCTGGAGGTCTCCGAGCGGACCGCGCGCCGCGACCTGGAGGCGCTGACCGCGTCCGGTGTCCCCGTGTACGCGCAGCGCGGCCGGGGCGGCGGCTGGCGGCTGGTCGGCGGGGCGCGCACGGATCTGACCGGGCTGACCTCGCCCGAGGTGCGGGCGCTGTTCCTGGCGGCCGGATCGTCGGGCGCCTCCCCGGAACTGCGCGCGGCCTTACGGAAGCTGCTGCGCGCGGTGCCGGAGCCGCTGCGGCCGGACGCGGAGGCGGCGTCCCGCGCGCGGATCGTCGACGAGCTGGACTGGTCGGGCACGGCCGTGACGGCGGCCGACCCGCATCTGGCCGAGCTGGAGCGGGCGGTGCTGGACGGCGTACGGGTCCGGCTCGGGTACGCCCGCCCCGGCGAGGAGCCGGCCGAGCGGACCGTGGATCCGCACGGCCTCGTCCACAAGGCGGGCCATTGGTATCTGGTCGCCGGCAGCGGGGACGGCCTGCGCTCCTACCGGCTGGGCCGGATCGCCTCGGTGGAGCCGACCGGGGAGCCGGTGCGGCGGCCCGCCGGTTTCGATCTGGCGGCGGCCTGGCGCTCACTGGCCGGGCGGCTGGAGGACCGGCTGCTCGCGGCGGCCGTGACGGCCCACGCCGACCCGGACGCCCTGCCCGTGCTGCAGCGGCTGTTCGGCGGGCGGCTGCGGATCGGGCGACTGCTCGGCGACGGCCGCCGGGAGATCGAGGCGGCCGGGCCGTCCCTGGAGGTGCTCGCGGCACAGCTGGCGGGGCTCGCCGACCGGGTGGAGGTGGTGGGGCCGCCCGCGGCCCGCGCCCATCTGGCCCGGCTGGGGCGCGCCCTGCGGGCCCGCTACGAGGAACGGGAGGACGCGACGACTCCCTAG
- a CDS encoding SDR family oxidoreductase, whose amino-acid sequence MIVVTGASGNVGRPLVEALAAAGEKVTAVSRNPLSHDLPEGARHVRADLADPSTLGPALEGAEALFLLLAGDLLGGGAPAVEVLAAAREAGVRRVVLLSSQINATRPDALSHGRLREYEEAVRGSGLDWTILRPGGFASNAYAWIESVRTQRAVIAPFADVALPVVDPADISAVAAVVLREDGHAGRTYELTGPAAVTPREQAAALAEAIGEEVGFVELTREQAREHMARFMPEPVIDGTLDILGEPLPAEQRVSPDVERLLGRPAGSFAGWAQRNAPAFA is encoded by the coding sequence ATGATCGTTGTCACCGGAGCCTCCGGGAACGTCGGCCGTCCGCTCGTCGAGGCGCTCGCCGCCGCGGGCGAGAAGGTCACGGCCGTCTCCCGCAATCCCCTCTCCCACGACCTGCCGGAGGGAGCGCGGCATGTCCGCGCCGACCTCGCCGATCCCTCGACGCTCGGCCCCGCCCTGGAGGGCGCCGAGGCGCTGTTCCTGCTGCTCGCCGGTGATCTGCTGGGCGGCGGCGCCCCCGCCGTCGAGGTGCTTGCGGCGGCCCGCGAGGCCGGGGTGCGGCGCGTCGTCCTGCTCTCCTCGCAGATCAACGCCACCCGCCCGGACGCCCTCTCGCACGGCCGGCTGCGCGAGTACGAGGAGGCCGTGCGCGGCTCGGGCCTGGACTGGACGATCCTGCGCCCGGGCGGCTTCGCCTCCAACGCCTACGCCTGGATCGAGAGCGTCCGCACCCAGCGCGCGGTGATCGCCCCGTTCGCCGACGTGGCCCTGCCCGTCGTGGACCCGGCGGACATCTCGGCGGTGGCGGCCGTGGTGCTGCGGGAGGACGGCCACGCCGGGCGGACGTACGAGCTGACCGGCCCGGCCGCCGTCACCCCGCGCGAGCAGGCCGCCGCGCTCGCCGAGGCCATCGGCGAGGAGGTCGGCTTCGTGGAGCTGACCCGCGAGCAGGCGCGCGAGCACATGGCGCGGTTCATGCCGGAGCCGGTCATCGACGGCACGCTCGACATCCTGGGTGAGCCGCTGCCCGCCGAGCAGCGCGTCAGCCCCGACGTCGAGCGCCTCCTGGGCCGTCCCGCGGGCTCGTTCGCGGGCTGGGCGCAGCGCAACGCGCCCGCCTTCGCGTGA